GTAACTGGATGTGGGTGGAGGGGTGGCGCTGATTTCCAAGGGACCACACCCCCCGCGTTTCCGTCGTTTCTCCACGACGGCATAGGGAAAGGCTACGATAATCCTATGTAGCTACTAATTATGTTGACCTAGAACCAATCTTGAGATGAACTAACTTCTGGAACACATAGATTAAAGTAGTATAACTAAGAAACGACCATTAAGTGTACTTCAACCAAAGTAGAGGCGAAGTACTTCGCCCCCTCAGATGAAACAATCCTTTCCAGCTGCTTCTATAGACGGCCAGCTTTGGACGTCTGGGCCGCTCTCGTCTCTGGTAACTCGTCGTGGACGTCTTCTTCGAGTCCCCTCCCCACCTGTTCAGTGATTACGACGGAAACGTGGGGTGTGTGGGTTTGGGATTCAACAATGAGGCGACGCTTCCGTCTACGGGTTTCCTACCTCACGTCGGAAACGTGGCTATATTGTCAGCAATCCAATTCCACCAAATTACGGCATTTAACCGCTGATATCGGACGAGGAACGTCGGAAACGTGGGGTGGCGTTCTCCACTAGATTTATATTCCCCCGCACACACCGTGTGATATTCAATGACGCCCGACACCTCACACGGTTCTGTCGACGATCCACTCTTTGAATCCGGGCATCGCATCTTCGCGAACAAGGATCTCCTGAAAATCGGCCACGTTCCGGAGGCTGACCGGATCGTCGGTCGCGACGAGGAAATCTCGAAGCTCGCGAAACGTCTCAACGGTGCTGTCCACGGGTACTCCCCGGAAAACGTGATGATCTACGGGAAAACGGGGACCGGTAAATCTCTCGTTTCAAAACACGTCTGTCAACGAGCTCAAAATGCTGCTCAGGATGGCGTCGAGATTGGAACCGCGTATATCGACTGTGCTGAAGACAACACGGAGACTCAGGCGATCTCCTCACTTGCCGCGAAGCTGAACGATGAATCTTCGACTGGAATCTCCGTCCCCTATACCGGCCTCAGCACGTCGAAATACTACAAACTCCTCTGGAAGACGCTCGACGCTCAATTTGATTCTGTGATCATTATCCTCGACGAGATAGATCTGATGAACGACGACAGCGTACTGATGAAACTCTCTCGCGCTGAGGAGGCGGGGAAAATCGACTGTAGCGTCGGTGTCATCGCGATCAGCAACAAGATCCAGTACGTCGACAACGTGAACGAGCGTGTGAAAAGCAGCTTCCAGCACAAGGAGCTGTTCTTCAAGCCATACGACGCCAACCAGCTCCGGGAGATCATGTTCAATCGCGAGGATGGCTTTCAGGATGGCGTCCTTTCCGAGGACGTGATTCCGCTCTCGGCGGCCTTCGCCGCGCAGGAACACGGCGATGCTCGGAAAGCGATTGACATTCTTCGTCACGCCGGGGAGGTTGCCTACGAGGCCGGGGCAGAGCAAGTGATGGAGGAACACGTCCGCCAGGCACAGCAGCACGCCGAAAAGGACCGGTTCAGAGAACTCGTGAACGGGGCACCCACGCAGGCGAAGGCGGCGTTGCTGGCGCTCACGGAGCTGAGTGTTAACAGCAACGACGATGCGTTCCTCACGAGCCGGGTGTACGACCAGTACGAACGCATCTGCAACCATCTCGATATGGATATCCTCTCCGTTCGTCGGTTCCGCGACATTCTGAAAGAGCAAGGCTTCCTCGGAGTTGTCGAAATCGAGAAGATCAACAAGGGGAGTGCGGGCGGCATCCACCTCCAGAACCGACTCATCGAAGATCCCCAGGTCGTCCGCGAAACGATCCTCGAGGACAGCCGGATGCAGGACTGGACTCGCGAGTAGTGACCCCCTACTACTGAGTGGGTGCGGACGACGGAAATCTGGGGTGGGGCGTGAGGAAACGACGGAAACGAGGGGGGTCGAAAATTACGTCGGAAACGTGGGGTTGGATCGAAACGACGGAAACCAGGGGTGGGGTCCACTACGGCAGTTCGTTGGTGGCTCCGAACGAGCTCAAAACGGCGTCCCTCTCACCGGAGAGCTCTCGACGAATGTCGGATTGGTCCCAACCGAGCGGTGAAAGCATGCTATCGACCGCTCTGACCAGCTGCGTTTCGTAGTAAGAAGCTTCGTAGGTCTCGATCTCCTCGAGGGCGAGGGCGACACGGTCTCGTGAGGATTTCTTGTCGCCCTCGACTACGTACTTCCTATCTTGGCTCGGGTGGGCTGCCAGGCCCTGCCCGCGAACCCGTTTCAAGGCCGGTATGTTCTGGATACATTTATTTCAATAAAGTAGGTGGTTTCGCATCTAGAGAACACTTGCAGGGTGGTGTGTGACCCCCTACTTACTCATCGTATTCATCTTAACATTACCGTCTCTCTTGTTTTGGATGAACTCTGAATCACGAAGTTGAGTGCGACAACGTTCTGTGATTGCTAGTTTTATTCAGCCGAGAACTGTTTCCGGCGATTGTGTTTGGTCAAGGTAGTTAACACCGAGAGCAAAAGACGGCTTCGTCGATACATTGCAAGTCCACACAATCGCACTGCTGTCGACGGTGTGACAGTCACCGGTGGATGAGGTGGATTCTGTACGGAGTGATATAGATCATGACGTCGGTCAACTAAGACCACCGGTGAGCATAGATGAACAGTGAGTAATTGATCTGACTTCCGGCAAACATATCTTACTACCTGCCCAATTCATACTATGCTCAAAATGCTCCGCAAATTGTTCGGTGATGTTGTAGGTGACGAGTCATCCAACCCTGACGAGACCGAAGACGAAGAGACCGAAGACGAGAGATTTGAAACTCCTCCAATGGAGGAGATTCTTGAAGCAAATCAAACTGCGGACGAATTGTAGATACAGATCCTGTTTGATTGGCACCGCGAATATTGTCACGAGTCGACTCCACCACAATATCGAATTCCATCTCTGTCGGTGAAACTGTTGTACAGCGGAAGGCTAAACGATCACACGTGTTTATAATGGTTCTCTGATTGTACCCTGTAAGATGCTCTCACGACTCGTGTGGTTAGTTAGTCGACAGAAGACAGAAAGCCTCTACGAGTGTCGACGGTGTGGGTCGACGTTTGAGACGGACCGGAATGTCTGTTCGAACTGTCACGGCGAGTCAATCGCTCACTACGACCTGCAGTGAGCAGTTGGTGGATCGTGAGATGAGAACACAACAAGCAATACTGATTGACTAACTACTTTGGGTTGATCACGCCTTCATGCATATCTCCGAAGAACTCACCTGTCTGTTTTCAGCGACTGTCGACGAGCAGCGCGATTCGTACGTCATCGAGGTCCCAAGATCTGAAGTCGAAGATGGGTTCGCTGACACCTCTCAGGCCTACCAAGTCGCGCTTCTATCGACCACATCGGAGTCATCTGAGGAAGACTCTGGCTCCGCTAATACGGATCACCGAGTCGACCACGACCGCCAAGAACCACCGGTAGATGTTGGTGAACACCGAATCGTGGAGATCACAGAGATTGGCGATCAGGGTGACGGACTCACACGAGTTGAGCGTAGGTTCGTGGTAATTGTTCCAGAGACCCAGCAAGGAGAACGGGTCCGAATTCAGGTTCAAACAGTCAAAGAAAACGTTGCGTTTGCAGAGGTCGTCGAACGGTTCCGATACTGATCACTCTCAGTGCTTATCGCCTGACGAAGGTGTCTTAGAGGTCGACTCCACCGAAAGGGTATAGAGGCGTTTTCGGGCGTCCTGTAGCGATGTTCTCGATTCAACGACACCGACTTCTTGTAACTTGTCGAGGCCGAGCCGGACGGTCCGTTCTGGGAGGAGTGACTCTGTGGCGAGCTCTCGTTGGGTGAGTGTCCCATTGTGTTCGAGGACGATGGCAACTAACTTGGCACTTGGTGGGAGATCCTGAATTGCATCGCGCAACTCTGTCGACGATTCTGTCCGGGGTTCTCCCTGTGTCGTCATTACTTCGGGTACTCGACTTATTTGTATAATACTACTGACCTACGACCTATCTCGTGAGTTCGTTAGTATGGATCGTCGCAGTCATTCCTGGCATAATCTATCTGTGGCGTCGTCGCTCGGCTGTCGACGCTCGCAACTGACTCGACAACCGTTTGTGGCTAGTTGTTCGACTCAGTTGATTCTCCACACTGGAGCTCAGTAATGAATAGTTGGTCGTCGACTTTGTAGAGCCAGCCGCGGTTGAGTAGGTAATCGAGTGCATGGTCGATATCGGCATCGCTGAAATCGGTGTTGGCCTCGTCGATAATATCAGTGGCCTGTTGACGTGTGAGAGACTGGTGAGTCGGCTGCTCACAGAGATACCGCTCAAGGGGGATATACGCATCTTTGATCCATTTTGGGAGTGATGGATGTCCTTCTGTCGTCATTCGTCAGGTGTGGTGTGAGCTACTTACCCCAGCTACTTAAGACGGTGATAAGGACTACAGCTTGTACCCAACTAAGCTATAGTTATTCGAACGTCGTACCGGATTTGAAGCTGGTGAGTTCTTCAATCCGTGATTCGAGTTCCTCGATTTCTCGTTGGAGCTCCTCCGAGTCAGTGGAGTCGACGGCAGCGAGTTGGTCTTTGAGGCCTTGGAGGCGTGATTCTTTGACTTCTTCGTCGACATCGGCTTTGCGAACATACTGGCTTTCGTCGATATCGTAGAGATCAGATTCTGTGAGTTCGACCACGTCGAGCGCCTCGTCAACTTTGGCAGCGTCGACAGTGGTGACGCGCTCGCGGTCGATACCTGCCTCTTCGAGTTTTTCGAGGACAGTCTCGTCGTCTTTGAGGGTCCGATTGCGTCGAATTGTCCGCTGGACAGAGCCATATTGCCCATGGACGGGTTGGTCATGATGCAGCCGTTCGAGCAACACTGCACGCACGTCTTGTCGGAGGTCATTGGCACCACGCTGGACATCCGAACAGAGGGTGTAGAGATTAACCAACTCGGCAGTTTCCATTGTCGAGAGATCAGTGGGTGTGTAGCGTTCGAGGGCGTCGATGAGGAGGAGTGAATCAGCATACAGTGGGAGATCGGGCTCTTGGCGGGCTGGTGTCTCGCCAGTGGTGTCGAGGGTCACATCAACGAGTGCGGATGGCGTGGGATGGTCAGTATTACGGAGGAGACCCTCTCGCTGGTCGACCTCGAAACGTGGGTGAATACTGAGAATCGTCGCGTAAGGTTCGGCATCAGCGGGGAGCCGATCAAGCTCGAAACTCTGTGGTGTATCGGTAACGCGTTCGTAGAGTGTCTCAAACTGCTCGCGTTTGAGTGGGATGGTGCCGTCTTGGTCACGGTAGGAGATGAGGAGTCGGTGTTCCTGGACGTCGGAGATGCGGAAGGATCGATCAGAAAGTGGCGTGAGGAAGGTGGCATCGGAGGGAACCTCGTCGAGTTGGTCGGTGATGGTGTGCCACGTCACAGAGAACGGCATACGCTGCTGTTCGTCTCTGTGGTCAAAACACTACTGTCGCCCCGGAGTCGGCTGGTCGAATCCTCATTGGTATGTGATTTATTCCGTGTCAGCAGTGATGTTGAGGTGTTGAAGCTTGTCGTTTTCCCACTGTCGACGTTCTTCGATATGGTCAATGGCGAGATCGGTGAGGGTGTAGAGGTTGGTCCGGTCATCCTTGGACTGTTTTTTGACGAGCCCCTTCTCCACGAGGGTGTTCAAGTTCGGATAGAGACGGCCATGGTTCACTTCTGTGGAGGTATAGTTCTCAAGCTCACGGCCAATTTGCAATCCGTAAGGGTCGTCAGTTCCTGCGATACAGTACAACAGATCTCGTTGGAACCCGGTTAATTCATTCATAAAGTCGTCGTATAGTGTTGTAGTTAACACGTCTATCTTATGTATTCGGTTGATTCGAGCGTGGCTGGCACTCTTGTGGCGAAAAGCTCGTGAAAAGTGGTGTGTCTATGTCCGTTGCAGCGGCACCGTGGGGCCCCTCAGAAACCGCACAACATCAGTTAAGCTTGGGAGCACGGGATTATCGGGGCGACACTCTAACTGGTCACGTAACTTATATTTCTGAGAAGTGGTGCTCAAAGCAGCCGTCTACAACCTTCGACGGAGCGTCCGATTTCCCTAAAATCGACCGCCGTGTACCGAAACTACAGAGCCCAATATTTTGAAACTGCGAGCGCACGTGATGAGATGTTCAATACATGATCTATAAAAGGAGTTTAGCAATCAGCTACAGTAATTTGACGTGAACCGTCGAACATGGCTGGCGTCTATAGGGACTGGATGTCTGGGTCTCTCTGCTGGGTGCTTGGCTTCTTTTCCACGTAAGCAGTACACTGTTAGCTTACAAAACGGAGCGGATTCTGATCACGTCTTCCGGATAAAAGTGAGTGATGGAATAGCTTCTACCCAATCTAGATCATTCCACAATGACTCATATGAAATAGAATCGAGGACAGAAAGTGACCCGATCACTCTTGAGTGTGGTACCCCGACAACAATACGAATCGAAATCGTTGATGAATTAGTACGCATTGTTTCATGGCCTGCATCTCTTGATTCTCCGGGTGAAATAGCCACGAATGCAGGTATTTGGTTTGGAAACGACCTTGCTTCCGGGCAACGTATCGTAGTATTCGGCGATCG
This genomic stretch from Halorubrum lacusprofundi ATCC 49239 harbors:
- a CDS encoding PadR family transcriptional regulator; its protein translation is MNELTGFQRDLLYCIAGTDDPYGLQIGRELENYTSTEVNHGRLYPNLNTLVEKGLVKKQSKDDRTNLYTLTDLAIDHIEERRQWENDKLQHLNITADTE
- a CDS encoding MarR family transcriptional regulator gives rise to the protein MTTQGEPRTESSTELRDAIQDLPPSAKLVAIVLEHNGTLTQRELATESLLPERTVRLGLDKLQEVGVVESRTSLQDARKRLYTLSVESTSKTPSSGDKH
- the orc4 gene encoding DNA replication protein Orc4, with protein sequence MTPDTSHGSVDDPLFESGHRIFANKDLLKIGHVPEADRIVGRDEEISKLAKRLNGAVHGYSPENVMIYGKTGTGKSLVSKHVCQRAQNAAQDGVEIGTAYIDCAEDNTETQAISSLAAKLNDESSTGISVPYTGLSTSKYYKLLWKTLDAQFDSVIIILDEIDLMNDDSVLMKLSRAEEAGKIDCSVGVIAISNKIQYVDNVNERVKSSFQHKELFFKPYDANQLREIMFNREDGFQDGVLSEDVIPLSAAFAAQEHGDARKAIDILRHAGEVAYEAGAEQVMEEHVRQAQQHAEKDRFRELVNGAPTQAKAALLALTELSVNSNDDAFLTSRVYDQYERICNHLDMDILSVRRFRDILKEQGFLGVVEIEKINKGSAGGIHLQNRLIEDPQVVRETILEDSRMQDWTRE
- a CDS encoding DUF2800 domain-containing protein produces the protein MPFSVTWHTITDQLDEVPSDATFLTPLSDRSFRISDVQEHRLLISYRDQDGTIPLKREQFETLYERVTDTPQSFELDRLPADAEPYATILSIHPRFEVDQREGLLRNTDHPTPSALVDVTLDTTGETPARQEPDLPLYADSLLLIDALERYTPTDLSTMETAELVNLYTLCSDVQRGANDLRQDVRAVLLERLHHDQPVHGQYGSVQRTIRRNRTLKDDETVLEKLEEAGIDRERVTTVDAAKVDEALDVVELTESDLYDIDESQYVRKADVDEEVKESRLQGLKDQLAAVDSTDSEELQREIEELESRIEELTSFKSGTTFE
- a CDS encoding TRAM domain-containing protein, with product MHISEELTCLFSATVDEQRDSYVIEVPRSEVEDGFADTSQAYQVALLSTTSESSEEDSGSANTDHRVDHDRQEPPVDVGEHRIVEITEIGDQGDGLTRVERRFVVIVPETQQGERVRIQVQTVKENVAFAEVVERFRY